A portion of the Etheostoma cragini isolate CJK2018 chromosome 13, CSU_Ecrag_1.0, whole genome shotgun sequence genome contains these proteins:
- the LOC117956116 gene encoding dixin-A-like isoform X1 gives MIASLSRGSLLDEVLHGGFNEQQLAAYVSWVNSQLKRKPGLKPITNLRHDLQDGVVLTQLIEIVAGEVLERVHVAPQNKEESWNNVEQVLQFISSRHIRMPHISARDIVEGNLKSIMRIILALAAHFKPSANHRAASVSGRSLSTSSASPNPLSTVALAQSAAVALASARLDASQATCTTRIHSGWGLDVEKNVCVRALVEQYERGATDEPEKNQPSSILSSSSISSVSPLSSPRAPPSTHSDRPQEGHQQHDSSAEPSHVVVETALEDSFSETLEKEVQDTRKMVSALQALLLRGSLPEDEQDVSLSLDHGNAEQQLVVVIRSRLDQSMEESQELKRELLRCKQEMRNLQGVKDAQQQRLCTQEASILQMKQELLRASMTKEELNNQNSELQWKLEECNRLWGECKKEMGQKDRLLQQLKHKLEESQKKQSELQRELEHKNNMQIPNVTENNGYSYSGNSATSISHQAEEVQLLRDSLRSLRNNFRDHDLQHHTLDTLEQGIVSLIDRLHVLHAHRGRGKSPRRRGQHTDSDTWPCTNDCQSHTGSSASTKILYFTGKSPTPSMINIQKRLGEVTLKDVKAAVDREGNYRYHFKALDPEFGTVKEEVFLDGAIIPGWEGKIVAWVEEDYGEDRPL, from the exons ATGATCGCCTCACTTTCTAGAGGAAGTTTGCTGGATGAGGTTCTTCATGGGGGCTTTAATGAG cagcagctggcagCCTATGTTTCCTGGGTGAACTCTCAGCTGAAGAGGAAACCAGGCCTGAAGCCTATCACAAACCTCAGGCATGATCTGCAGGATGGGGTGGTACTCACACAGCTCATAGAGATAGTTg CCGGGGAAGTGCTGGAAAGAGTGCATGTTGCTCCACAAAATAAAGAGGAAAGCTGGAACAATGTGGAGCAAGTCTTGCAGTTCATTTCCTCCAGACACATACGCATGCCACACATATCTGCAAGAG ACATTGTTGAAGGTAATCTGAAATCTATAATGAGGATAATTCTGGCTCTGGCTGCCCACTTCAAAccctcagccaatcacagagctgCTTCAGTAAGTGGGAGGAGTTTGTCAACAAGCTCTGCCAGCCCCAACCCTCTCTCCACTGTTGCACTAGCACAAAGTGCTGCTGTTGCACTGGCATCAGCACGTCTTGATGCCTCGCAGGCTACATGCACCACACGTATCCACAG TGGCTGGGGGTTGGATGTGGAAAAGAACGTGTGTGTTCGTGCACTTGTTGAGCAGTATGAAAGAGGAGCTACAGATGAGCCAGAAAAAAACCAGCCAAGCAG TATTTTGTCCTCCTCGAGCATCAGCTCCGTCAGTCCACTGTCATCTCCAAGAGCTCCACCCAGCACCCACTCAGACAGACCGCAGGAAGGCCACCAACAACACGACAGCAGCG CTGAGCCATCTCATGTTGTAGTGGAGACGGCGTTGGAGGATTCTTTCAGTGAAACGTTGGAGAAGGAGGTGCAGGACACACGTAAAATGGTGTCTGCTTTACAG gcCCTGCTGCTGCGTGGGTCGCTGCCTGAGGATGAGCAGGATGTGTCTTTGAGTTTGGACCATGGCAATGCTGAACAGCAACTGGTA GTAGTCATTCGCAGTCGTTTGGATCAGAGCATGGAGGAGTCTCAGGAGCTGAAG AGAGAACTGTTACGCTGTAAGCAGGAGATGAGAAACCTGCAGGGAGTCAAG GACGCCCAGCAGCAGAGGCTGTGCACTCAGGAGGCATCAATACTGCAGATGAAGCAAGAGCTTCTCAGAGCCAGCATGACGAAGGAGGAACTGAACAACCAGAAC TCGGAGCTACAGTGGAAGCTGGAGGAATGTAACAGGCTGTGGGGCGAATGCAAG AAGGAGATGGGACAGAAGGACAGACTACTGCAGCAACTTAAACACAAGCTTGAAGAAAGTCAAAAAAAGCAG AGTGAACTGCAAAGAGAGTTGGAgcataaaaacaacatgcag ATTCCCAACGTCACAGAAAACAATGGATATTCTTACTCTGGAAATTCAGCTACCTCTATATCCCAC CAGGCAGAGGAGGTTCAGCTGCTCAGAGATTCACTTCGCAGTTTGAGGAACAACTTCCGAGACCACGACCTGCAGCACCATACACTGGACACCCTGGAGCAGGGCATAGTATCACTCATCGACAGACTGCATGTTCTGCATGCCCACAGG GGAAGGGGAAAATCTCCAAGACGCAGAGGCCAACACACAGACTCTGACACCTGGCCATGCACAA aCGATTGTCAATCCCACACTGGTTCTTCTGCCTCCActaaaatcctttattttactggAAAATCCCCAACACCTTCCATGATCAATATAcagaagag GTTGGGTGAGGTTACTCTAAAGGATGTTAAGGCAGCTGTGGATCGAGAGGGAAACTACAGGTACCACTTCAAGGCCCTGGATCCTGAGTTTGGCACTGTGAAAGAAGAG GTATTTCTGGATGGAGCTATCATTCCAGGCTGGGAAGGAAAAATAGTGGCCTGGGTAGAAGAGGACTATGGGGAAGATAG GCCATTGTAG
- the LOC117956116 gene encoding dixin-A-like isoform X7, whose protein sequence is MIASLSRGSLLDEVLHGGFNEQQLAAYVSWVNSQLKRKPGLKPITNLRHDLQDGVVLTQLIEIVAGEVLERVHVAPQNKEESWNNVEQVLQFISSRHIRMPHISARDIVEGNLKSIMRIILALAAHFKPSANHRAASVSGRSLSTSSASPNPLSTVALAQSAAVALASARLDASQATCTTRIHSGWGLDVEKNVCVRALVEQYERGATDEPEKNQPSSSVSPLSSPRAPPSTHSDRPQEGHQQHDSSAEPSHVVVETALEDSFSETLEKEVQDTRKMVSALQALLLRGSLPEDEQDVSLSLDHGNAEQQLVVVIRSRLDQSMEESQELKRELLRCKQEMRNLQGVKDAQQQRLCTQEASILQMKQELLRASMTKEELNNQNSELQWKLEECNRLWGECKKEMGQKDRLLQQLKHKLEESQKKQSELQRELEHKNNMQIPNVTENNGYSYSGNSATSISHQAEEVQLLRDSLRSLRNNFRDHDLQHHTLDTLEQGIVSLIDRLHVLHAHRGRGKSPRRRGQHTDSDTWPCTNDCQSHTGSSASTKILYFTGKSPTPSMINIQKRLGEVTLKDVKAAVDREGNYRYHFKALDPEFGTVKEEVFLDGAIIPGWEGKIVAWVEEDYGEDRPL, encoded by the exons ATGATCGCCTCACTTTCTAGAGGAAGTTTGCTGGATGAGGTTCTTCATGGGGGCTTTAATGAG cagcagctggcagCCTATGTTTCCTGGGTGAACTCTCAGCTGAAGAGGAAACCAGGCCTGAAGCCTATCACAAACCTCAGGCATGATCTGCAGGATGGGGTGGTACTCACACAGCTCATAGAGATAGTTg CCGGGGAAGTGCTGGAAAGAGTGCATGTTGCTCCACAAAATAAAGAGGAAAGCTGGAACAATGTGGAGCAAGTCTTGCAGTTCATTTCCTCCAGACACATACGCATGCCACACATATCTGCAAGAG ACATTGTTGAAGGTAATCTGAAATCTATAATGAGGATAATTCTGGCTCTGGCTGCCCACTTCAAAccctcagccaatcacagagctgCTTCAGTAAGTGGGAGGAGTTTGTCAACAAGCTCTGCCAGCCCCAACCCTCTCTCCACTGTTGCACTAGCACAAAGTGCTGCTGTTGCACTGGCATCAGCACGTCTTGATGCCTCGCAGGCTACATGCACCACACGTATCCACAG TGGCTGGGGGTTGGATGTGGAAAAGAACGTGTGTGTTCGTGCACTTGTTGAGCAGTATGAAAGAGGAGCTACAGATGAGCCAGAAAAAAACCAGCCAAGCAG CTCCGTCAGTCCACTGTCATCTCCAAGAGCTCCACCCAGCACCCACTCAGACAGACCGCAGGAAGGCCACCAACAACACGACAGCAGCG CTGAGCCATCTCATGTTGTAGTGGAGACGGCGTTGGAGGATTCTTTCAGTGAAACGTTGGAGAAGGAGGTGCAGGACACACGTAAAATGGTGTCTGCTTTACAG gcCCTGCTGCTGCGTGGGTCGCTGCCTGAGGATGAGCAGGATGTGTCTTTGAGTTTGGACCATGGCAATGCTGAACAGCAACTGGTA GTAGTCATTCGCAGTCGTTTGGATCAGAGCATGGAGGAGTCTCAGGAGCTGAAG AGAGAACTGTTACGCTGTAAGCAGGAGATGAGAAACCTGCAGGGAGTCAAG GACGCCCAGCAGCAGAGGCTGTGCACTCAGGAGGCATCAATACTGCAGATGAAGCAAGAGCTTCTCAGAGCCAGCATGACGAAGGAGGAACTGAACAACCAGAAC TCGGAGCTACAGTGGAAGCTGGAGGAATGTAACAGGCTGTGGGGCGAATGCAAG AAGGAGATGGGACAGAAGGACAGACTACTGCAGCAACTTAAACACAAGCTTGAAGAAAGTCAAAAAAAGCAG AGTGAACTGCAAAGAGAGTTGGAgcataaaaacaacatgcag ATTCCCAACGTCACAGAAAACAATGGATATTCTTACTCTGGAAATTCAGCTACCTCTATATCCCAC CAGGCAGAGGAGGTTCAGCTGCTCAGAGATTCACTTCGCAGTTTGAGGAACAACTTCCGAGACCACGACCTGCAGCACCATACACTGGACACCCTGGAGCAGGGCATAGTATCACTCATCGACAGACTGCATGTTCTGCATGCCCACAGG GGAAGGGGAAAATCTCCAAGACGCAGAGGCCAACACACAGACTCTGACACCTGGCCATGCACAA aCGATTGTCAATCCCACACTGGTTCTTCTGCCTCCActaaaatcctttattttactggAAAATCCCCAACACCTTCCATGATCAATATAcagaagag GTTGGGTGAGGTTACTCTAAAGGATGTTAAGGCAGCTGTGGATCGAGAGGGAAACTACAGGTACCACTTCAAGGCCCTGGATCCTGAGTTTGGCACTGTGAAAGAAGAG GTATTTCTGGATGGAGCTATCATTCCAGGCTGGGAAGGAAAAATAGTGGCCTGGGTAGAAGAGGACTATGGGGAAGATAG GCCATTGTAG
- the LOC117956116 gene encoding dixin-like isoform X9, producing the protein MIASLSRGSLLDEVLHGGFNEQQLAAYVSWVNSQLKRKPGLKPITNLRHDLQDGVVLTQLIEIVAGEVLERVHVAPQNKEESWNNVEQVLQFISSRHIRMPHISARDIVEGNLKSIMRIILALAAHFKPSANHRAASVSGRSLSTSSASPNPLSTVALAQSAAVALASARLDASQATCTTRIHSGWGLDVEKNVCVRALVEQYERGATDEPEKNQPSSISSVSPLSSPRAPPSTHSDRPQEGHQQHDSSVETALEDSFSETLEKEVQDTRKMVSALQALLLRGSLPEDEQDVSLSLDHGNAEQQLVVVIRSRLDQSMEESQELKRELLRCKQEMRNLQGVKDAQQQRLCTQEASILQMKQELLRASMTKEELNNQNSELQWKLEECNRLWGECKKEMGQKDRLLQQLKHKLEESQKKQSELQRELEHKNNMQIPNVTENNGYSYSGNSATSISHQAEEVQLLRDSLRSLRNNFRDHDLQHHTLDTLEQGIVSLIDRLHVLHAHRGRGKSPRRRGQHTDSDTWPCTNDCQSHTGSSASTKILYFTGKSPTPSMINIQKRLGEVTLKDVKAAVDREGNYRYHFKALDPEFGTVKEEVFLDGAIIPGWEGKIVAWVEEDYGEDRPL; encoded by the exons ATGATCGCCTCACTTTCTAGAGGAAGTTTGCTGGATGAGGTTCTTCATGGGGGCTTTAATGAG cagcagctggcagCCTATGTTTCCTGGGTGAACTCTCAGCTGAAGAGGAAACCAGGCCTGAAGCCTATCACAAACCTCAGGCATGATCTGCAGGATGGGGTGGTACTCACACAGCTCATAGAGATAGTTg CCGGGGAAGTGCTGGAAAGAGTGCATGTTGCTCCACAAAATAAAGAGGAAAGCTGGAACAATGTGGAGCAAGTCTTGCAGTTCATTTCCTCCAGACACATACGCATGCCACACATATCTGCAAGAG ACATTGTTGAAGGTAATCTGAAATCTATAATGAGGATAATTCTGGCTCTGGCTGCCCACTTCAAAccctcagccaatcacagagctgCTTCAGTAAGTGGGAGGAGTTTGTCAACAAGCTCTGCCAGCCCCAACCCTCTCTCCACTGTTGCACTAGCACAAAGTGCTGCTGTTGCACTGGCATCAGCACGTCTTGATGCCTCGCAGGCTACATGCACCACACGTATCCACAG TGGCTGGGGGTTGGATGTGGAAAAGAACGTGTGTGTTCGTGCACTTGTTGAGCAGTATGAAAGAGGAGCTACAGATGAGCCAGAAAAAAACCAGCCAAGCAG CATCAGCTCCGTCAGTCCACTGTCATCTCCAAGAGCTCCACCCAGCACCCACTCAGACAGACCGCAGGAAGGCCACCAACAACACGACAGCAGCG TGGAGACGGCGTTGGAGGATTCTTTCAGTGAAACGTTGGAGAAGGAGGTGCAGGACACACGTAAAATGGTGTCTGCTTTACAG gcCCTGCTGCTGCGTGGGTCGCTGCCTGAGGATGAGCAGGATGTGTCTTTGAGTTTGGACCATGGCAATGCTGAACAGCAACTGGTA GTAGTCATTCGCAGTCGTTTGGATCAGAGCATGGAGGAGTCTCAGGAGCTGAAG AGAGAACTGTTACGCTGTAAGCAGGAGATGAGAAACCTGCAGGGAGTCAAG GACGCCCAGCAGCAGAGGCTGTGCACTCAGGAGGCATCAATACTGCAGATGAAGCAAGAGCTTCTCAGAGCCAGCATGACGAAGGAGGAACTGAACAACCAGAAC TCGGAGCTACAGTGGAAGCTGGAGGAATGTAACAGGCTGTGGGGCGAATGCAAG AAGGAGATGGGACAGAAGGACAGACTACTGCAGCAACTTAAACACAAGCTTGAAGAAAGTCAAAAAAAGCAG AGTGAACTGCAAAGAGAGTTGGAgcataaaaacaacatgcag ATTCCCAACGTCACAGAAAACAATGGATATTCTTACTCTGGAAATTCAGCTACCTCTATATCCCAC CAGGCAGAGGAGGTTCAGCTGCTCAGAGATTCACTTCGCAGTTTGAGGAACAACTTCCGAGACCACGACCTGCAGCACCATACACTGGACACCCTGGAGCAGGGCATAGTATCACTCATCGACAGACTGCATGTTCTGCATGCCCACAGG GGAAGGGGAAAATCTCCAAGACGCAGAGGCCAACACACAGACTCTGACACCTGGCCATGCACAA aCGATTGTCAATCCCACACTGGTTCTTCTGCCTCCActaaaatcctttattttactggAAAATCCCCAACACCTTCCATGATCAATATAcagaagag GTTGGGTGAGGTTACTCTAAAGGATGTTAAGGCAGCTGTGGATCGAGAGGGAAACTACAGGTACCACTTCAAGGCCCTGGATCCTGAGTTTGGCACTGTGAAAGAAGAG GTATTTCTGGATGGAGCTATCATTCCAGGCTGGGAAGGAAAAATAGTGGCCTGGGTAGAAGAGGACTATGGGGAAGATAG GCCATTGTAG
- the LOC117956116 gene encoding dixin-A-like isoform X4 has protein sequence MIASLSRGSLLDEVLHGGFNEQQLAAYVSWVNSQLKRKPGLKPITNLRHDLQDGVVLTQLIEIVAGEVLERVHVAPQNKEESWNNVEQVLQFISSRHIRMPHISARDIVEGNLKSIMRIILALAAHFKPSANHRAASVSGRSLSTSSASPNPLSTVALAQSAAVALASARLDASQATCTTRIHSGWGLDVEKNVCVRALVEQYERGATDEPEKNQPSSILSSSSISSVSPLSSPRAPPSTHSDRPQEGHQQHDSSAEPSHVVVETALEDSFSETLEKEVQDTRKMVSALQALLLRGSLPEDEQDVSLSLDHGNAEQQLVVVIRSRLDQSMEESQELKRELLRCKQEMRNLQGVKDAQQQRLCTQEASILQMKQELLRASMTKEELNNQNSELQWKLEECNRLWGECKKEMGQKDRLLQQLKHKLEESQKKQSELQRELEHKNNMQIPNVTENNGYSYSGNSATSISHAEEVQLLRDSLRSLRNNFRDHDLQHHTLDTLEQGIVSLIDRLHVLHAHRGRGKSPRRRGQHTDSDTWPCTNDCQSHTGSSASTKILYFTGKSPTPSMINIQKRLGEVTLKDVKAAVDREGNYRYHFKALDPEFGTVKEEVFLDGAIIPGWEGKIVAWVEEDYGEDRPL, from the exons ATGATCGCCTCACTTTCTAGAGGAAGTTTGCTGGATGAGGTTCTTCATGGGGGCTTTAATGAG cagcagctggcagCCTATGTTTCCTGGGTGAACTCTCAGCTGAAGAGGAAACCAGGCCTGAAGCCTATCACAAACCTCAGGCATGATCTGCAGGATGGGGTGGTACTCACACAGCTCATAGAGATAGTTg CCGGGGAAGTGCTGGAAAGAGTGCATGTTGCTCCACAAAATAAAGAGGAAAGCTGGAACAATGTGGAGCAAGTCTTGCAGTTCATTTCCTCCAGACACATACGCATGCCACACATATCTGCAAGAG ACATTGTTGAAGGTAATCTGAAATCTATAATGAGGATAATTCTGGCTCTGGCTGCCCACTTCAAAccctcagccaatcacagagctgCTTCAGTAAGTGGGAGGAGTTTGTCAACAAGCTCTGCCAGCCCCAACCCTCTCTCCACTGTTGCACTAGCACAAAGTGCTGCTGTTGCACTGGCATCAGCACGTCTTGATGCCTCGCAGGCTACATGCACCACACGTATCCACAG TGGCTGGGGGTTGGATGTGGAAAAGAACGTGTGTGTTCGTGCACTTGTTGAGCAGTATGAAAGAGGAGCTACAGATGAGCCAGAAAAAAACCAGCCAAGCAG TATTTTGTCCTCCTCGAGCATCAGCTCCGTCAGTCCACTGTCATCTCCAAGAGCTCCACCCAGCACCCACTCAGACAGACCGCAGGAAGGCCACCAACAACACGACAGCAGCG CTGAGCCATCTCATGTTGTAGTGGAGACGGCGTTGGAGGATTCTTTCAGTGAAACGTTGGAGAAGGAGGTGCAGGACACACGTAAAATGGTGTCTGCTTTACAG gcCCTGCTGCTGCGTGGGTCGCTGCCTGAGGATGAGCAGGATGTGTCTTTGAGTTTGGACCATGGCAATGCTGAACAGCAACTGGTA GTAGTCATTCGCAGTCGTTTGGATCAGAGCATGGAGGAGTCTCAGGAGCTGAAG AGAGAACTGTTACGCTGTAAGCAGGAGATGAGAAACCTGCAGGGAGTCAAG GACGCCCAGCAGCAGAGGCTGTGCACTCAGGAGGCATCAATACTGCAGATGAAGCAAGAGCTTCTCAGAGCCAGCATGACGAAGGAGGAACTGAACAACCAGAAC TCGGAGCTACAGTGGAAGCTGGAGGAATGTAACAGGCTGTGGGGCGAATGCAAG AAGGAGATGGGACAGAAGGACAGACTACTGCAGCAACTTAAACACAAGCTTGAAGAAAGTCAAAAAAAGCAG AGTGAACTGCAAAGAGAGTTGGAgcataaaaacaacatgcag ATTCCCAACGTCACAGAAAACAATGGATATTCTTACTCTGGAAATTCAGCTACCTCTATATCCCAC GCAGAGGAGGTTCAGCTGCTCAGAGATTCACTTCGCAGTTTGAGGAACAACTTCCGAGACCACGACCTGCAGCACCATACACTGGACACCCTGGAGCAGGGCATAGTATCACTCATCGACAGACTGCATGTTCTGCATGCCCACAGG GGAAGGGGAAAATCTCCAAGACGCAGAGGCCAACACACAGACTCTGACACCTGGCCATGCACAA aCGATTGTCAATCCCACACTGGTTCTTCTGCCTCCActaaaatcctttattttactggAAAATCCCCAACACCTTCCATGATCAATATAcagaagag GTTGGGTGAGGTTACTCTAAAGGATGTTAAGGCAGCTGTGGATCGAGAGGGAAACTACAGGTACCACTTCAAGGCCCTGGATCCTGAGTTTGGCACTGTGAAAGAAGAG GTATTTCTGGATGGAGCTATCATTCCAGGCTGGGAAGGAAAAATAGTGGCCTGGGTAGAAGAGGACTATGGGGAAGATAG GCCATTGTAG
- the LOC117956116 gene encoding dixin-like isoform X6, with amino-acid sequence MIASLSRGSLLDEVLHGGFNEQQLAAYVSWVNSQLKRKPGLKPITNLRHDLQDGVVLTQLIEIVAGEVLERVHVAPQNKEESWNNVEQVLQFISSRHIRMPHISARDIVEGNLKSIMRIILALAAHFKPSANHRAASVSGRSLSTSSASPNPLSTVALAQSAAVALASARLDASQATCTTRIHSGWGLDVEKNVCVRALVEQYERGATDEPEKNQPSSILSSSSISSVSPLSSPRAPPSTHSDRPQEGHQQHDSSVETALEDSFSETLEKEVQDTRKMVSALQALLLRGSLPEDEQDVSLSLDHGNAEQQLVVVIRSRLDQSMEESQELKRELLRCKQEMRNLQGVKDAQQQRLCTQEASILQMKQELLRASMTKEELNNQNSELQWKLEECNRLWGECKKEMGQKDRLLQQLKHKLEESQKKQSELQRELEHKNNMQIPNVTENNGYSYSGNSATSISHQAEEVQLLRDSLRSLRNNFRDHDLQHHTLDTLEQGIVSLIDRLHVLHAHRGRGKSPRRRGQHTDSDTWPCTNDCQSHTGSSASTKILYFTGKSPTPSMINIQKRLGEVTLKDVKAAVDREGNYRYHFKALDPEFGTVKEEVFLDGAIIPGWEGKIVAWVEEDYGEDRPL; translated from the exons ATGATCGCCTCACTTTCTAGAGGAAGTTTGCTGGATGAGGTTCTTCATGGGGGCTTTAATGAG cagcagctggcagCCTATGTTTCCTGGGTGAACTCTCAGCTGAAGAGGAAACCAGGCCTGAAGCCTATCACAAACCTCAGGCATGATCTGCAGGATGGGGTGGTACTCACACAGCTCATAGAGATAGTTg CCGGGGAAGTGCTGGAAAGAGTGCATGTTGCTCCACAAAATAAAGAGGAAAGCTGGAACAATGTGGAGCAAGTCTTGCAGTTCATTTCCTCCAGACACATACGCATGCCACACATATCTGCAAGAG ACATTGTTGAAGGTAATCTGAAATCTATAATGAGGATAATTCTGGCTCTGGCTGCCCACTTCAAAccctcagccaatcacagagctgCTTCAGTAAGTGGGAGGAGTTTGTCAACAAGCTCTGCCAGCCCCAACCCTCTCTCCACTGTTGCACTAGCACAAAGTGCTGCTGTTGCACTGGCATCAGCACGTCTTGATGCCTCGCAGGCTACATGCACCACACGTATCCACAG TGGCTGGGGGTTGGATGTGGAAAAGAACGTGTGTGTTCGTGCACTTGTTGAGCAGTATGAAAGAGGAGCTACAGATGAGCCAGAAAAAAACCAGCCAAGCAG TATTTTGTCCTCCTCGAGCATCAGCTCCGTCAGTCCACTGTCATCTCCAAGAGCTCCACCCAGCACCCACTCAGACAGACCGCAGGAAGGCCACCAACAACACGACAGCAGCG TGGAGACGGCGTTGGAGGATTCTTTCAGTGAAACGTTGGAGAAGGAGGTGCAGGACACACGTAAAATGGTGTCTGCTTTACAG gcCCTGCTGCTGCGTGGGTCGCTGCCTGAGGATGAGCAGGATGTGTCTTTGAGTTTGGACCATGGCAATGCTGAACAGCAACTGGTA GTAGTCATTCGCAGTCGTTTGGATCAGAGCATGGAGGAGTCTCAGGAGCTGAAG AGAGAACTGTTACGCTGTAAGCAGGAGATGAGAAACCTGCAGGGAGTCAAG GACGCCCAGCAGCAGAGGCTGTGCACTCAGGAGGCATCAATACTGCAGATGAAGCAAGAGCTTCTCAGAGCCAGCATGACGAAGGAGGAACTGAACAACCAGAAC TCGGAGCTACAGTGGAAGCTGGAGGAATGTAACAGGCTGTGGGGCGAATGCAAG AAGGAGATGGGACAGAAGGACAGACTACTGCAGCAACTTAAACACAAGCTTGAAGAAAGTCAAAAAAAGCAG AGTGAACTGCAAAGAGAGTTGGAgcataaaaacaacatgcag ATTCCCAACGTCACAGAAAACAATGGATATTCTTACTCTGGAAATTCAGCTACCTCTATATCCCAC CAGGCAGAGGAGGTTCAGCTGCTCAGAGATTCACTTCGCAGTTTGAGGAACAACTTCCGAGACCACGACCTGCAGCACCATACACTGGACACCCTGGAGCAGGGCATAGTATCACTCATCGACAGACTGCATGTTCTGCATGCCCACAGG GGAAGGGGAAAATCTCCAAGACGCAGAGGCCAACACACAGACTCTGACACCTGGCCATGCACAA aCGATTGTCAATCCCACACTGGTTCTTCTGCCTCCActaaaatcctttattttactggAAAATCCCCAACACCTTCCATGATCAATATAcagaagag GTTGGGTGAGGTTACTCTAAAGGATGTTAAGGCAGCTGTGGATCGAGAGGGAAACTACAGGTACCACTTCAAGGCCCTGGATCCTGAGTTTGGCACTGTGAAAGAAGAG GTATTTCTGGATGGAGCTATCATTCCAGGCTGGGAAGGAAAAATAGTGGCCTGGGTAGAAGAGGACTATGGGGAAGATAG GCCATTGTAG